A genomic window from Thermococcus nautili includes:
- a CDS encoding ATP-binding protein has protein sequence MIGKFIDRKDELGLLEREWENTPSFVVVYGRRRVGKTRLLSEFAKGKKVFFHTFTEGTKEGQIEALRKELAEFFGDELFLSFSDWFPLFKYLASKIRGRTAVILDEFTYAVKSDREILSALQRAWDHELSRRPVMLVLSGSLLGMMRDEVLSYSSPLYGRRTAGFMLKPLNFRHSVEFFGDWDYGLRAYLLLGGVPAYLAIASRKRSIEELVEEEFLSPLGYFYDEPYIVLAGELRELKVYFSILATIAGGKHRPTEIANGLGIEGRRIYPYLETLIRLGFVRREVPVVGKEKRGIYRINDPFLLTWFSLVYPNRTAIELGLADFESVFENLQRAHSVRFEELAKEFLVELSRAGKLPFRFTKIGRWWRKGEEIDLVALNEREKKVLFVEVKWKELSERETRGILRDLKRKAGLVGLDGWESFYGLVAKRAEGKGEMREGGWLVWDLEDFKNTIR, from the coding sequence ATGATTGGTAAATTCATTGACAGGAAAGACGAACTGGGCCTGCTGGAGAGGGAATGGGAGAACACACCGTCCTTTGTCGTGGTGTACGGCAGAAGGAGAGTTGGGAAAACAAGGCTTCTGAGTGAGTTTGCAAAGGGGAAGAAGGTATTTTTCCATACGTTTACTGAGGGCACTAAAGAGGGGCAGATAGAGGCCCTCAGGAAGGAACTCGCGGAGTTTTTCGGGGATGAACTGTTCCTCAGCTTCTCGGACTGGTTCCCGCTCTTCAAGTACCTGGCCTCCAAGATACGCGGACGAACGGCGGTAATCCTTGATGAATTTACGTACGCGGTTAAATCCGACAGAGAAATCCTGAGCGCCCTCCAGAGGGCGTGGGACCATGAGCTCTCGCGGAGACCAGTAATGCTTGTTCTCTCCGGCTCGCTCCTCGGAATGATGCGAGATGAGGTTTTAAGCTATTCTTCCCCCCTCTACGGCAGAAGAACCGCGGGCTTCATGCTGAAACCGTTGAATTTCAGGCACTCCGTTGAGTTCTTTGGTGACTGGGATTACGGACTCAGGGCCTACCTGCTCCTCGGCGGTGTTCCGGCTTACCTTGCCATAGCATCGAGGAAACGGAGCATTGAGGAGCTTGTGGAAGAGGAGTTCCTCTCCCCCCTCGGCTATTTCTATGATGAGCCATACATAGTCCTCGCGGGAGAGTTGAGGGAGCTAAAGGTTTACTTTTCGATTCTCGCGACAATAGCGGGTGGAAAACACAGGCCGACGGAGATAGCAAACGGCCTCGGCATCGAGGGGAGGAGGATATACCCCTACCTCGAAACCCTAATCAGGCTGGGCTTCGTGAGGAGAGAGGTTCCCGTGGTAGGAAAGGAAAAGAGGGGCATCTACCGGATAAACGACCCGTTTCTGCTCACGTGGTTCTCGCTGGTTTACCCGAACAGAACCGCCATAGAGCTCGGTCTGGCCGATTTCGAAAGCGTTTTTGAGAACCTCCAGAGGGCCCACTCCGTGCGGTTTGAGGAACTCGCCAAAGAGTTTCTCGTCGAGCTGAGTAGGGCCGGGAAGTTGCCGTTCCGCTTTACGAAAATCGGCAGATGGTGGCGGAAGGGAGAGGAAATTGACCTCGTTGCCTTGAACGAGCGGGAGAAGAAGGTGCTCTTCGTTGAGGTGAAGTGGAAGGAGCTAAGTGAGCGGGAAACGAGAGGAATTTTGAGAGATTTGAAAAGAAAGGCAGGGCTTGTAGGGCTTGATGGCTGGGAATCGTTTTATGGTCTCGTGGCAAAGCGGGCTGAAGGAAAAGGGGAGATGAGAGAAGGTGGCTGGCTCGTCTGGGACTTGGAGGACTTTAAAAATACCATCCGCTGA
- a CDS encoding phosphorylating glyceraldehyde-3-phosphate dehydrogenase, with translation MARVKVGINGYGTIGKRVAYAVTKQDDMKLIGVTKTKPDFEAYRARELGIPVYAASEEFLPRFEKAGFEVAGTLEDLLNEVDVIVDATPGGMGAKNKALYEKAGVKAVFQGGEKASVADVSFVAQANYEKALGKDYVRVVSCNTTGLTRTLSAIQEYIDYVYAVMIRRAADPNDTKRGPINAITPSVTVPSHHGPDVQTVIPINIETSAFVVPTTLMHVHSVMVELKKPVEAKDVVNIFENTTRVLLFEKEKGFESTAQLIEFARDLHREWNNLYEIAVWKESISVRGNRLFYIQAVHQESDVVPENIDAIRAMFELADKWESIKKTNRSLGILK, from the coding sequence ATGGCCAGGGTTAAGGTCGGAATCAACGGCTACGGCACGATAGGAAAGCGCGTCGCCTACGCCGTCACGAAGCAGGACGATATGAAGCTCATCGGCGTAACCAAGACCAAGCCGGACTTCGAGGCCTACCGCGCGAGAGAGCTGGGAATCCCGGTTTACGCCGCGAGCGAGGAGTTCCTGCCGAGGTTTGAGAAGGCCGGCTTCGAGGTCGCCGGAACGCTGGAGGACCTTCTCAACGAGGTTGACGTAATCGTTGACGCCACCCCCGGAGGAATGGGGGCGAAGAACAAGGCCCTCTACGAGAAGGCCGGCGTTAAAGCCGTATTCCAGGGCGGTGAGAAGGCAAGCGTTGCCGATGTTTCCTTCGTGGCCCAGGCCAACTACGAGAAGGCCCTCGGAAAGGACTACGTCCGCGTCGTCTCCTGCAACACGACGGGCCTAACAAGGACGCTGAGCGCAATTCAGGAGTACATAGACTACGTTTACGCGGTCATGATTAGAAGGGCGGCCGACCCCAACGACACGAAGCGCGGTCCAATAAACGCCATAACGCCGAGTGTTACGGTGCCTTCGCACCACGGGCCGGACGTCCAGACGGTTATACCGATTAACATTGAGACGAGCGCCTTCGTCGTTCCGACGACGCTCATGCACGTTCACAGCGTAATGGTCGAGCTGAAGAAGCCGGTCGAGGCGAAAGACGTCGTCAATATCTTCGAGAACACCACGCGCGTTCTGCTCTTCGAGAAGGAGAAGGGCTTCGAAAGCACCGCCCAGCTCATAGAGTTCGCCCGCGACCTGCACCGCGAGTGGAACAACCTCTACGAGATTGCCGTCTGGAAGGAGAGCATCAGCGTCCGCGGAAACAGGCTCTTTTACATTCAGGCCGTTCACCAGGAGAGCGACGTCGTTCCGGAGAACATTGACGCGATAAGGGCGATGTTTGAGCTCGCAGACAAGTGGGAGAGCATAAAGAAGACGAACAGGAGTTTGGGGATTTTGAAGTGA
- a CDS encoding molybdopterin-binding protein yields MFAEILTVGDELLTGNTVDSNSAFIAQRLTERGYWVRRKTTVGDDVEEITTVLREILGRKPEVLVISGGLGPTHDDVTMLAVAEALNRKLVLCEECLERIKAFYRELYEKGLIDDPELNEARRKMAYLPEGAEPLENTEGAAPGAYIEHGGVKIFVLPGMPREMKAMLEKEVLPRLGKKKFVQRKLLAEITDESKLAPILNETLERFNVRIHSSPKGFGKYIGIILFGESEEEIERAKAFMESKGIRFEEGW; encoded by the coding sequence ATGTTCGCGGAGATACTGACGGTAGGCGACGAGCTTCTCACAGGGAACACCGTTGACAGCAACTCCGCCTTCATAGCCCAGAGGCTCACCGAAAGGGGCTACTGGGTGCGTAGGAAGACGACTGTGGGGGACGACGTGGAGGAGATAACGACCGTCCTCAGAGAAATCCTCGGCAGAAAACCTGAGGTTCTCGTGATTTCGGGCGGTCTCGGGCCGACTCACGACGACGTTACGATGCTGGCGGTTGCGGAGGCCCTCAACAGGAAGCTCGTCCTCTGCGAGGAGTGCCTTGAGAGGATTAAAGCGTTTTACCGCGAGCTTTACGAGAAGGGTCTCATAGACGACCCCGAGTTAAACGAGGCGAGAAGAAAGATGGCCTATCTGCCGGAGGGCGCGGAACCGCTGGAGAACACCGAGGGTGCCGCGCCGGGGGCTTACATCGAGCACGGGGGTGTTAAGATATTCGTCCTTCCCGGAATGCCCCGCGAGATGAAGGCGATGCTCGAGAAGGAGGTCCTCCCGAGGCTCGGGAAGAAGAAGTTCGTCCAGAGGAAGCTTCTGGCAGAGATAACGGACGAGAGCAAGCTCGCGCCGATACTCAACGAGACGCTGGAGCGCTTTAACGTTAGAATTCACTCCTCGCCGAAGGGCTTCGGGAAGTACATCGGGATAATCCTCTTCGGCGAGAGTGAAGAGGAAATAGAGCGCGCGAAGGCCTTCATGGAGTCGAAGGGAATCCGCTTCGAGGAGGGCTGGTAA
- a CDS encoding mRNA surveillance protein pelota, with protein sequence MQILEEKPKEGIVKVKAETLDDLWHLYHVIDPGDIVYAKTLRKQAQRTDSLRAEKVEVIPVYLGVKAEKINFHKFANQVRVTGPIVYASREDVPLGKYHTITIEEGTVVTIQKPRWKEHHIERLKEAIEASKRAKVMIVVIDEGEADIALVREYGVEMVASIRRNLGGKRYNTDRESEEKRFFHDLAKTMAELMEREKIEKAIVAGPGFVKEDFHKFLRENYPELAKKVVIEDTSVTGRTGIYEVIKRGTVDRVYHENRVAKEVQLVEKVLENIARNTGLATYGLREVEEAVNYGAVETLLVLDELLKGDLREKVEELMDAVRYSRGEVVIVSSEHEGGEKLKALGGLAALLRFRVK encoded by the coding sequence GTGCAGATACTCGAAGAGAAGCCCAAGGAGGGCATAGTGAAGGTAAAGGCCGAAACGCTGGACGACCTTTGGCACCTCTACCACGTCATAGACCCCGGGGATATAGTTTACGCTAAAACCCTTAGGAAGCAGGCCCAGAGAACGGACTCGCTGAGGGCCGAGAAGGTCGAGGTCATTCCCGTCTACCTTGGCGTCAAAGCTGAGAAGATAAACTTTCACAAGTTCGCGAACCAGGTCCGCGTTACCGGGCCGATAGTCTACGCGAGCAGAGAAGATGTCCCCCTCGGCAAGTACCACACGATAACGATTGAGGAAGGAACGGTCGTAACAATCCAGAAGCCCCGCTGGAAGGAGCACCACATAGAGCGCCTTAAGGAGGCGATTGAGGCCTCGAAGAGGGCCAAGGTCATGATTGTGGTGATAGACGAGGGGGAAGCCGACATAGCGCTCGTTCGCGAATACGGCGTCGAGATGGTGGCGAGCATAAGGAGAAACCTCGGCGGGAAGCGCTACAACACCGACCGCGAAAGCGAGGAGAAGCGCTTTTTCCACGACTTGGCTAAGACTATGGCCGAGCTCATGGAGAGGGAGAAGATTGAGAAGGCGATTGTAGCGGGCCCAGGCTTCGTCAAGGAGGACTTCCACAAGTTCCTGCGTGAAAACTACCCCGAGCTGGCGAAGAAGGTCGTCATCGAAGACACCAGCGTAACCGGAAGGACGGGCATCTACGAGGTCATCAAGCGCGGAACCGTTGACAGGGTCTACCATGAGAACAGGGTTGCCAAGGAAGTCCAGCTCGTTGAGAAGGTCCTTGAGAACATCGCGAGGAACACCGGGTTGGCCACCTACGGCCTCAGGGAAGTGGAGGAAGCGGTGAACTACGGGGCCGTTGAGACGCTTTTGGTTCTCGACGAGCTTTTGAAGGGCGACCTGAGGGAGAAGGTTGAAGAGCTCATGGACGCCGTAAGGTATTCAAGGGGTGAAGTTGTCATCGTCAGCTCGGAGCACGAAGGGGGAGAAAAGCTGAAGGCCCTTGGCGGCCTCGCGGCGTTGCTGAGGTTCAGGGTGAAGTGA
- a CDS encoding HEPN domain-containing protein, producing MSFREWLQKAEKDLMLAKNSLSLEFYDYATFHAQQCAEKALKAFLVSRGRPIKRTHDIGELILLCAEVDSEFLKLFDDDVDVLTAYAVEARYPTLHEPDKEEAENAIKLAELTLSFVRSRLTSP from the coding sequence TTGAGCTTCAGAGAGTGGCTCCAGAAGGCCGAGAAAGACCTTATGCTGGCCAAGAACAGCCTTTCCCTCGAATTCTATGATTATGCAACTTTTCACGCCCAGCAGTGTGCAGAGAAAGCTCTAAAAGCGTTTTTAGTATCGAGAGGAAGGCCCATCAAGCGAACCCACGATATTGGAGAGCTCATACTCCTGTGCGCTGAAGTGGATTCGGAATTCCTAAAGCTCTTCGATGATGATGTTGACGTTCTAACCGCCTACGCCGTTGAGGCGAGGTATCCAACCCTCCACGAGCCGGATAAAGAAGAGGCGGAGAACGCGATAAAGCTCGCCGAACTCACCCTCTCCTTCGTGCGCTCCAGGCTCACTTCACCCTGA
- a CDS encoding nucleotidyltransferase domain-containing protein, whose protein sequence is MSSELIHNVILRISRELGLEVDEIILFGSRARGDFRANSDWDVLVVLSEPVERKMELEAYKRMHRELLLKGIKADILFISRDELEKVKDDTGFIYYYALREGVKI, encoded by the coding sequence ATGAGCTCGGAGCTTATCCACAATGTAATTTTGAGAATATCTCGCGAACTGGGTCTTGAAGTTGACGAGATAATCCTCTTCGGCTCCCGGGCTAGGGGAGATTTTAGAGCCAACAGCGACTGGGACGTTTTGGTTGTTCTGTCAGAGCCCGTAGAACGGAAAATGGAACTCGAAGCCTACAAACGAATGCACAGGGAGCTCCTGTTGAAGGGAATCAAGGCGGATATCCTCTTCATCTCAAGGGACGAGCTGGAGAAGGTCAAAGACGATACCGGCTTCATCTACTACTACGCCCTCAGGGAGGGTGTGAAAATTTGA
- a CDS encoding AIR synthase family protein, producing the protein MLPFGKLRNDVLREVIFPNLGVEDAKVIYGPREGFDSAVLEYDDENYLVIATDPTLGVPAETFGFFTYHFASSDVAVFGARPRWLVVDLLLPPGTTKEFLRKAMEDLNRECERYKTAVIGGHTGVYPPISEPTATTTAMGLVRKEELKLPLARPGDRIIVTNKVALEFAVSSAYFRAEELRKVLTPEEMEELRSLYRLETVLPDALIAKPFVRGMHDATEGGLTALHEIADNSGVGFRVYAERLELNPLVKRVLDFYKLEPWSVSSTGTLIAITPPEKVNSLIAELHKNGINAFELGEFTEEKERVLVEGSEERPFPEFEGDPYAELYGKR; encoded by the coding sequence ATGCTCCCGTTCGGAAAGCTGAGGAACGACGTTCTTCGTGAGGTAATCTTTCCAAACCTCGGCGTTGAGGACGCCAAGGTAATCTACGGGCCGAGGGAGGGCTTTGACTCGGCGGTTCTCGAGTACGACGATGAGAACTACCTCGTAATCGCAACCGACCCGACGCTCGGCGTCCCCGCTGAGACCTTCGGCTTCTTCACATACCATTTTGCCTCAAGCGACGTGGCTGTTTTTGGAGCGAGACCGAGGTGGCTCGTGGTTGATTTGCTCCTCCCGCCGGGAACAACGAAGGAGTTTCTCCGAAAAGCGATGGAAGACCTCAACCGGGAGTGCGAGCGGTATAAAACGGCGGTAATCGGCGGGCACACCGGAGTTTATCCCCCGATTTCCGAGCCGACCGCAACCACAACGGCGATGGGGCTCGTGAGGAAGGAGGAGCTCAAGCTTCCCCTCGCGAGGCCGGGAGATAGGATAATCGTTACGAACAAAGTTGCCCTTGAGTTCGCGGTCTCCTCAGCTTACTTCCGCGCCGAAGAGCTGAGAAAGGTTCTGACTCCCGAGGAGATGGAGGAGCTCCGCTCGCTTTACAGGCTTGAAACTGTCCTTCCAGATGCTCTGATAGCGAAGCCCTTCGTCAGGGGGATGCACGATGCTACCGAGGGCGGACTAACGGCGCTCCACGAGATTGCAGACAACTCGGGAGTTGGCTTCAGGGTCTACGCCGAGAGGCTCGAGCTGAACCCCCTCGTGAAGAGGGTTCTCGACTTCTATAAGCTGGAACCGTGGAGCGTCTCCTCGACGGGAACGCTGATAGCGATAACGCCTCCAGAAAAGGTTAATTCATTAATTGCAGAATTGCATAAAAATGGAATTAATGCCTTTGAGCTCGGCGAGTTCACGGAGGAGAAAGAGAGGGTTCTCGTGGAGGGTAGCGAGGAAAGACCATTCCCGGAGTTCGAGGGCGACCCCTACGCGGAGCTTTATGGCAAACGATAA
- a CDS encoding DUF7411 family protein: MLENVVEEIREFSRKSGVHRKKVLVLFSGGKDSSLVLYLLKKAGLDVSALTFFHRWSWRETLNWAMRFTKNLSVEHYLVDITDGLLREATGRKGPVCINCKKVMLWNAKWFALNNGFDVLAKGDNANDKIIGALLDQCPGDIRLCEIPRIGVPFFRPLIKYPAEVVERLAEEAGIRPYRMYEHARRRQWREGCPLQYIDREEIVTKELMDLAYRVNYEVSRIARRRKVRVSVRVPSFEIMAWGPDEETLEEVREVIKKFRGDSNAPVRKAEERRSS; encoded by the coding sequence ATGCTTGAGAATGTCGTTGAGGAAATCCGGGAGTTCTCCAGGAAGTCCGGCGTTCACCGCAAGAAGGTTCTCGTCCTCTTCTCCGGTGGAAAGGACAGCTCGCTCGTTCTCTACCTGCTCAAGAAAGCGGGTCTCGACGTTTCCGCTTTGACGTTCTTCCACCGCTGGAGCTGGCGCGAGACCCTCAACTGGGCGATGCGCTTCACGAAGAACCTCAGCGTTGAACATTATTTGGTTGACATCACGGACGGCCTTCTCCGTGAGGCTACCGGCAGGAAGGGGCCGGTGTGCATAAACTGCAAGAAGGTCATGCTCTGGAACGCCAAGTGGTTCGCCCTCAACAACGGCTTTGACGTCTTAGCGAAGGGCGACAACGCCAACGACAAGATAATCGGTGCACTGCTTGACCAGTGCCCCGGCGACATAAGGCTCTGCGAGATTCCAAGGATAGGCGTTCCCTTCTTCCGCCCCCTGATTAAATACCCCGCCGAGGTTGTTGAACGGCTCGCCGAGGAGGCAGGTATAAGGCCCTATCGCATGTACGAGCACGCCCGGAGAAGGCAGTGGCGCGAGGGCTGTCCGTTGCAGTATATAGACCGCGAGGAAATCGTCACGAAGGAGCTGATGGACCTGGCCTACCGGGTGAACTACGAGGTCAGCAGAATCGCGAGGAGGCGGAAGGTCAGGGTAAGCGTCCGCGTGCCGAGCTTCGAGATAATGGCCTGGGGCCCGGACGAGGAGACCCTTGAAGAGGTGAGGGAAGTTATAAAGAAGTTCCGGGGTGATTCCAATGCTCCCGTTCGGAAAGCTGAGGAACGACGTTCTTCGTGA
- a CDS encoding DUF4870 domain-containing protein, with protein sequence MGEEIGRTSLGMDENLEGLLAYLLWWLTGIILLLLEKESYFVRFHAMQSTVMFLFFTVAIKVFEFIPIIGWLIAYLLSLVAIIAWIVGMVKAYQGELYKFPVFGDLAEQWVEKVNL encoded by the coding sequence ATGGGTGAGGAGATTGGAAGGACATCCCTCGGGATGGATGAGAACTTGGAGGGGTTGCTTGCCTACCTGCTCTGGTGGCTAACCGGAATAATTCTACTGTTGCTGGAGAAAGAAAGCTATTTTGTCCGCTTCCATGCGATGCAGTCAACTGTGATGTTCCTGTTCTTCACGGTGGCGATTAAAGTTTTCGAGTTCATACCGATTATTGGCTGGCTCATCGCGTACTTGCTGTCCCTCGTTGCCATTATAGCCTGGATTGTGGGCATGGTCAAGGCCTATCAGGGCGAGCTCTACAAGTTCCCGGTTTTCGGCGACCTCGCCGAGCAGTGGGTTGAGAAGGTCAACCTCTAA
- a CDS encoding FeoA family protein, producing the protein MIVPLLSLAPGERGVVVDLRGGPNFRSRLYAMGLAPGAIVRVLENYPRGPLIVEAGGTRLALGKGMAARVFVRKL; encoded by the coding sequence ATGATTGTGCCTTTACTATCACTGGCTCCCGGCGAGAGGGGGGTTGTTGTTGACCTGCGTGGGGGGCCCAACTTCAGGAGCAGGCTCTACGCGATGGGGCTGGCTCCAGGGGCGATTGTCAGGGTTCTTGAGAACTACCCGAGGGGGCCCCTCATCGTCGAGGCAGGCGGAACGAGGCTGGCGCTTGGCAAGGGAATGGCGGCGAGGGTGTTCGTAAGGAAGCTCTGA
- the feoB gene encoding ferrous iron transport protein B: MAMRVVALAGNPNVGKTTIFNALTGMRQHVGNWPGVTVEKKEGVFEHRGERFLVVDLPGTYSLTAHSVDELVARNFLLNGNPDVVVNVVDATAILRNLYLTMEIFEMGLKNVIIALNKVDLAEKKGIRIDTLKMSKALGVPVVPLSAKEGTGIEELKEKIWEMAHGKIKTNPVLPRYDPEVEREIEHISKCLEGTKLAGRYPLRWLAIKLLQRDDEVMKLVLRYLGEEKLKEIMTHIGEAEERYGRAMDLIIAGQKYEFIDGLTHEFMSYGKAKETLTDQLDRILVHPVYGFIAMAFVFYLVFKFVFAFGMPLQGILDDGFSRFGEWLAPHIANETLRGLLVDGVVSGVGSVLSFFPLVFLLFLALSFLEDLGYMARVAVLMEGILRKFGLPGKAIIPLILGLGCNVPAVMATRTLDEERDRLVAMFINPFIPCSARLSVISFLVGAFFGGDALVALAIYLLAFAVALLSAKLVSRFVSGEESPFVIELPEFLLPSWRSLLLHSWERSKEFVQKAGTVILVGSIAIWYLSNYPVPMGTGKSYAERLGHLVAPYLNLMGLDWKAGVSLIFGIIAKENVISTYSILYSGLSGEALKEAMMSAMSPLQGFVLAVVTTLYIPCIATIAAIRAESNWKWALAVTVYMVTVASLLGILIWHVGTALGL; encoded by the coding sequence ATGGCGATGCGGGTGGTGGCCCTGGCAGGAAACCCGAACGTGGGCAAGACGACGATATTCAACGCCCTAACGGGTATGCGTCAGCACGTCGGCAACTGGCCCGGCGTTACAGTTGAGAAGAAGGAGGGCGTTTTCGAGCACAGAGGGGAGCGATTTCTCGTCGTTGATTTGCCCGGAACCTATTCGCTCACAGCCCACTCCGTTGACGAGCTCGTTGCGAGGAACTTCCTCCTCAACGGAAACCCGGACGTCGTTGTGAACGTGGTTGACGCAACGGCTATTCTGAGAAACCTCTACCTGACGATGGAAATCTTTGAGATGGGTCTGAAGAACGTAATCATAGCCCTCAACAAGGTTGACCTGGCCGAGAAGAAGGGCATCAGAATAGACACCCTCAAGATGTCAAAGGCCCTCGGCGTTCCAGTGGTTCCGCTCAGCGCCAAGGAAGGAACCGGAATCGAGGAGCTCAAGGAGAAGATATGGGAGATGGCGCACGGGAAGATAAAGACGAACCCCGTTTTACCGCGCTACGACCCCGAGGTCGAGAGGGAAATCGAGCACATCTCCAAGTGCCTTGAGGGAACCAAGCTTGCAGGCCGCTACCCGCTCCGCTGGCTGGCGATAAAGCTCCTCCAGCGCGACGACGAGGTTATGAAGCTCGTTTTGAGGTACCTCGGCGAGGAGAAGCTGAAGGAGATAATGACCCACATAGGCGAGGCCGAGGAGCGCTACGGGCGGGCGATGGACCTGATTATAGCCGGCCAGAAGTACGAGTTCATAGACGGCCTTACCCATGAGTTCATGAGCTACGGGAAGGCAAAGGAGACGCTCACAGACCAGCTTGACAGAATCCTCGTCCACCCCGTTTACGGCTTCATAGCGATGGCCTTCGTCTTCTACCTCGTCTTCAAGTTCGTCTTCGCCTTCGGAATGCCCCTTCAGGGGATTCTGGACGATGGCTTCAGCAGGTTCGGCGAGTGGCTCGCTCCCCACATAGCGAACGAGACCCTGCGCGGCCTCCTCGTGGACGGTGTGGTCAGCGGAGTCGGCTCGGTGCTGAGCTTCTTCCCGCTCGTCTTCCTCCTGTTCCTCGCGCTGTCCTTCCTCGAAGACCTCGGCTACATGGCGAGGGTAGCGGTGCTCATGGAGGGCATCCTCAGGAAGTTCGGCCTGCCGGGCAAGGCAATAATACCCCTCATCCTCGGTCTCGGCTGCAACGTTCCAGCTGTTATGGCCACGAGAACGCTCGACGAAGAAAGAGACAGGCTCGTTGCCATGTTCATCAACCCCTTCATTCCCTGCTCTGCCCGCTTGAGCGTCATCAGCTTCCTCGTCGGGGCATTCTTCGGCGGCGATGCACTCGTCGCTCTGGCAATCTATCTGCTCGCCTTCGCGGTGGCGTTGCTCTCCGCCAAGCTCGTGAGCAGGTTCGTTTCTGGCGAGGAGAGCCCCTTCGTCATCGAGCTCCCGGAGTTCCTCCTTCCAAGCTGGAGAAGTCTGCTCCTCCACTCGTGGGAAAGGAGCAAGGAGTTCGTCCAGAAGGCAGGAACGGTTATCCTCGTCGGCTCGATAGCGATATGGTACCTCAGCAACTATCCGGTACCTATGGGAACCGGGAAGAGCTACGCCGAGAGGCTCGGCCACCTCGTTGCGCCATACCTCAACCTCATGGGGCTCGACTGGAAGGCCGGGGTGAGCCTAATCTTCGGAATAATCGCCAAGGAGAACGTAATCTCAACCTACAGCATTCTCTACAGCGGTCTAAGTGGTGAGGCCCTCAAGGAAGCCATGATGAGCGCTATGAGCCCCCTGCAGGGCTTCGTCCTGGCGGTCGTTACCACACTCTACATCCCGTGCATAGCCACGATAGCGGCCATAAGGGCCGAGAGCAACTGGAAGTGGGCGCTCGCTGTGACCGTCTACATGGTAACTGTCGCCTCGCTCCTCGGAATCCTGATATGGCACGTTGGAACGGCGCTGGGGTTGTGA
- a CDS encoding DNA-binding protein, giving the protein MGRMEEVLRLINGGKRFPQDIARELGTTVEEVEGIIELLKSLGYIEEVEQGPACETCPLRKVCYGKCLVPRVKVLRPSFRVDR; this is encoded by the coding sequence ATGGGCAGGATGGAGGAAGTGCTGAGGCTCATCAACGGGGGCAAGCGGTTTCCCCAGGACATCGCGAGGGAGCTCGGGACTACCGTTGAGGAAGTGGAAGGAATAATCGAGCTCCTCAAAAGCCTCGGCTACATCGAGGAGGTTGAGCAGGGGCCGGCCTGCGAGACATGCCCGCTCAGGAAGGTCTGCTACGGGAAGTGCCTCGTGCCAAGGGTGAAGGTGCTTAGGCCGAGCTTTAGGGTGGACAGATAG